TCGCAATGGAATGGAAGAATGAACGGATTTGCGACGTTTTGAATCTCCTGCTGGGGGCGTTTCTGCTGATTTCGCCGTGGCTGCTCGGGTTTGCGGCCGGGGCGGAAACCCAGAACGCCGTCATTTGCGGGATCATCATCGTCGCGCTTTCACTGGCGGCGCTTGCCGCGTTCGCCGAGTGGGAGGAATGGCTCAATCTCATTGTCGGTGTTTGGGTGTTCGTAGCCCCTTGGGCTCTCGGCTTTACCGGGTCGAACACATGGGCCATGGGCGTTCATGTCGTGATCGGCCTGTTGGTCGCGGTGATTGCAGCCATCGAGGTTTGGATGCTGCATCGCACGCCGCCTCGTTTGACCGCCGGAGGCTAGTTCGAGGTGCAAGAAGCCTCGCCCGGCTCAACGCTCCGGCGGGGCTTTTTGCGATCACGATCAGCTCCCGCGATAGGTTGAATAGCTCCAGGGCGTGACCAGCAGCGGCACGTGATAATGCCCTTCCGCCTCGGCGACGGAGAAACGGATCGGCACGATCCCAAGAAAGGCCGGGTCGGCCTGCACCGTCTTGTTCGCCGCGAAATAAGCCGCGACCTCGAACTGCAATTCGTAGGTGCCGATCCGCAACGGCTCACCGGCAACGAAGGGCTGATCGGTGCGGCCGTCGGAATTGGTGACGGCCTTCGCTAACAAGCTGCGGGCGCTCGCGCCCACTTCATAAAGCGAGATCGTCACGCCCTGTGCTGGCTGGCCGCTGACATTATCGAGCACATGGGTCGAGATGCGACCAGTCGTTTTCGGCTTGCCGGGGCCATCGACCTTGTCGACAAGCCGCAGCCGCGTGATCAGCGCGATTTCGTCGAGCGCGGCTTTGCGTTCTGCATCGGCATCGTTCGCGAGCCGCCGCTCGAATTGCCGCAGGATCGAATCGCGCGTGTGCCGCCGCA
The genomic region above belongs to Pseudorhodoplanes sinuspersici and contains:
- a CDS encoding SPW repeat protein, whose translation is MEWKNERICDVLNLLLGAFLLISPWLLGFAAGAETQNAVICGIIIVALSLAALAAFAEWEEWLNLIVGVWVFVAPWALGFTGSNTWAMGVHVVIGLLVAVIAAIEVWMLHRTPPRLTAGG
- the uraD gene encoding 2-oxo-4-hydroxy-4-carboxy-5-ureidoimidazoline decarboxylase, with translation MAATFTLDSLNSLSETAFVGAVGDIFEHAPWVAEGAAGRRPFPTVTALHDAMVAVVRESPAERQLAFIRAHPELGSKVKRLDWTTESQSEQGSLGLDRLSDAEFTKFSDLNKAYREKFGFPFIICVRRHTRDSILRQFERRLANDADAERKAALDEIALITRLRLVDKVDGPGKPKTTGRISTHVLDNVSGQPAQGVTISLYEVGASARSLLAKAVTNSDGRTDQPFVAGEPLRIGTYELQFEVAAYFAANKTVQADPAFLGIVPIRFSVAEAEGHYHVPLLVTPWSYSTYRGS